The following coding sequences lie in one Flavobacterium sp. 20NA77.7 genomic window:
- a CDS encoding LOG family protein: MALEQYENEDHRIQEKFKQKTWNEIRSNDSWAIFKIMSEFVNGYESMGKIGPCVSIFGSARTKPEDNYYLLAEKIAYKISKAGYGVITGGGPGIMEAGNKGAHFGGGTSVGLNIELPFEQHFNPYIDRDKNLNFDYFFVRKVMFVKYSQGFVVMPGGFGTLDELFEAITLIQTKKIAKFPIILVGREFWSGLMEWVQKVIIDKFHNASPEDMHLFKIVDTEDEVVEALDTFYKKYNLSPNF; the protein is encoded by the coding sequence ATGGCATTAGAGCAATACGAAAACGAAGATCACAGAATTCAAGAAAAATTTAAACAAAAAACTTGGAACGAAATTCGATCAAATGATTCATGGGCAATTTTTAAAATCATGTCCGAATTTGTGAATGGTTATGAGTCAATGGGTAAAATAGGTCCTTGCGTATCTATATTTGGATCTGCTAGAACAAAACCTGAAGACAACTATTATTTGTTAGCCGAAAAAATTGCATACAAAATCAGTAAAGCTGGCTATGGTGTAATTACTGGTGGTGGCCCTGGTATTATGGAGGCTGGTAATAAAGGTGCTCATTTTGGTGGTGGAACATCAGTGGGACTTAACATTGAATTGCCTTTTGAGCAACACTTTAATCCTTACATAGACAGAGATAAAAACCTAAATTTTGATTATTTCTTTGTAAGAAAAGTAATGTTTGTAAAATATTCACAAGGTTTTGTTGTGATGCCTGGTGGTTTTGGAACGTTAGACGAACTATTTGAAGCCATTACCTTAATTCAAACTAAAAAAATTGCCAAATTCCCTATTATATTAGTAGGTCGCGAGTTTTGGTCAGGTCTTATGGAATGGGTTCAAAAAGTAATTATTGATAAATTTCACAATGCAAGCCCAGAAGACATGCATTTATTTAAAATTGTGGATACCGAAGACGAGGTAGTAGAAGCCTTAGATACGTTTTACAAAAAATATAACTTATCGCCTAATTTCTAA
- a CDS encoding DUF6588 family protein: MFNKSIFLTFLLGFSLTSQAQSATQIVQMGYLLEDALLYSKSYIVPATDAAVYQATAAWVHSAKKRKLWEVNAGLHFNVFKVPGKDREFTIQNSDFKFFHIENGATSAIVPTALGNDNQIFLVGDLDGQQVRLKTPEGINQEFITYPYLDASIGLPFGTELLTRFSSKTKLKHGDYQVYGFGLKHNLSQYFPKLEKKNIFLAVSSFYSKEEISFGFLDINSSFGNLGMNQLTNLVDTFHFQFSASKQFKKVEVIGSFICNSSTFDYKVSGEKGAIEDTIPIQDIVNRLLDTIEKRKNNYVGELAANYKLGKFSILTSLAFGKFINGNMGVQYKIN, encoded by the coding sequence ATGTTTAATAAAAGTATCTTTTTAACCTTTTTATTGGGTTTTTCACTAACAAGTCAAGCACAAAGTGCTACACAAATAGTACAAATGGGGTATCTTTTAGAAGATGCCCTTTTGTATTCCAAAAGTTATATTGTACCCGCTACAGATGCGGCTGTATATCAAGCTACTGCTGCATGGGTTCATTCTGCAAAGAAAAGAAAGCTATGGGAAGTAAATGCTGGACTCCATTTTAATGTTTTTAAAGTTCCAGGAAAAGATAGAGAGTTTACGATTCAAAATTCTGATTTTAAATTTTTCCATATTGAAAACGGTGCTACTTCGGCAATTGTTCCTACCGCTTTAGGAAACGATAATCAAATTTTTTTAGTAGGCGATTTAGACGGCCAACAAGTAAGATTAAAAACGCCAGAAGGAATTAATCAAGAATTCATTACTTATCCTTATTTAGATGCGTCTATTGGATTGCCTTTTGGCACAGAATTATTAACGCGCTTTTCATCTAAAACAAAATTAAAACATGGCGATTATCAGGTATATGGTTTTGGTTTAAAACATAATTTAAGTCAATATTTTCCTAAGCTAGAAAAGAAGAATATCTTTTTAGCCGTTTCTTCCTTTTATTCTAAAGAGGAAATTAGTTTTGGCTTTTTAGATATTAATTCTTCTTTTGGTAATTTAGGAATGAACCAGTTAACCAATTTAGTAGATACGTTTCATTTTCAATTTTCAGCTTCTAAACAATTTAAAAAAGTAGAAGTTATTGGTAGTTTTATATGCAATTCAAGTACGTTTGATTATAAAGTTTCTGGTGAAAAAGGGGCCATTGAAGACACAATCCCAATTCAAGACATCGTGAATAGATTATTAGATACGATTGAAAAAAGAAAAAACAACTATGTTGGCGAACTAGCCGCAAATTATAAACTGGGCAAATTTTCCATTTTAACCTCACTTGCTTTTGGTAAGTTTATTAATGGAAATATGGGTGTGCAGTATAAGATTAATTAG
- the gyrB gene encoding DNA topoisomerase (ATP-hydrolyzing) subunit B, with amino-acid sequence MSEEVKNNNYSADSIQALEGMEHVRMRPSMYIGDTGVRGLHHLVYEVVDNSIDEALAGHCDTIYVIINEDNSISVEDNGRGIPVDLHKKEGVSALEVVMTKIGAGGKFDKDSYKVSGGLHGVGVSCVNALSDHLRAVVHRDGKIYEQEYEKGKALYPVKQVGTTDKRGTIVTFKPDGTIFTQTLEYSYDTLAARLRELSFLNKGITITLTDKRDIDDKGEVRTETFHSKEGLKEFVKFLDGNRVPIIGHVISMENDKGEIPVEVALIYNESYTENIFSYVNNINTHEGGTHLQGFRMGLTRTLKKYADASGLLEKLKFEISGDDFREGLTAIISVKVAEPQFEGQTKTKLGNREVVSPVSQAVAEMLENYLEENPNDAKIIVQKVILAAQARHAAKKAREMVQRKTVMGGGGLPGKLSDCSEQDPAKCEIFLVEGDSAGGTAKQGRDRFFQAILPLRGKILNVEKAMQHKVFENEEIRNIFTALGVTVGTEEDSKALNLSKLRYHKVVIMCDADVDGSHISTLILTFFFRYMKELIEGGHVYIAAPPLYQVKKGNKKAYAWNDDQRDRLSMDMGGGTNVQRYKGLGEMNAEQLWETTMNPDFRTLRQVTIDSLSEADRVFSMLMGDEVPPRREFIEKNAAYAKIDA; translated from the coding sequence ATGAGCGAAGAAGTAAAGAATAACAATTATTCAGCAGACAGTATTCAGGCGTTAGAAGGAATGGAGCATGTACGTATGCGACCATCAATGTACATTGGAGATACTGGAGTAAGAGGTTTACATCATTTAGTTTATGAAGTAGTTGATAACTCAATTGATGAGGCTTTAGCTGGGCATTGTGATACTATTTATGTTATAATAAATGAAGATAATTCCATTTCCGTAGAAGATAATGGACGTGGTATTCCTGTTGACCTTCACAAGAAAGAAGGTGTTTCAGCCTTAGAAGTTGTAATGACTAAAATTGGGGCAGGAGGTAAATTTGATAAAGATTCGTATAAAGTATCTGGAGGATTACATGGTGTAGGTGTTTCTTGTGTAAATGCGCTTTCAGATCACTTAAGAGCAGTAGTTCATAGAGATGGAAAAATTTATGAACAAGAATACGAAAAAGGGAAAGCTTTATACCCTGTAAAACAAGTAGGAACTACTGATAAAAGAGGTACTATCGTTACTTTTAAACCAGACGGGACGATTTTTACACAAACTTTAGAATATTCTTATGATACGTTAGCGGCTCGTTTACGTGAATTATCATTCTTAAATAAAGGAATTACAATTACTTTAACCGATAAGCGTGATATTGATGATAAAGGAGAAGTAAGAACAGAAACGTTCCATTCAAAAGAAGGTTTAAAGGAATTTGTTAAGTTTTTAGACGGAAACCGTGTGCCAATCATTGGGCATGTTATTTCAATGGAAAATGACAAAGGTGAAATCCCTGTTGAAGTAGCTTTAATTTATAATGAAAGTTATACCGAAAACATTTTTTCTTACGTAAATAACATTAATACCCATGAAGGAGGTACGCATTTGCAAGGTTTCCGTATGGGATTAACACGTACGTTGAAAAAATATGCAGACGCTTCAGGTTTATTAGAAAAATTAAAATTTGAAATATCTGGAGATGATTTCCGTGAAGGATTAACAGCTATTATTTCCGTAAAAGTTGCAGAGCCTCAATTTGAAGGGCAAACCAAAACGAAATTAGGAAATAGAGAAGTTGTTTCTCCAGTTTCACAGGCTGTTGCTGAAATGCTAGAAAATTATTTGGAAGAAAATCCAAATGATGCCAAAATTATCGTTCAAAAAGTAATCTTAGCAGCTCAAGCACGTCATGCGGCTAAAAAAGCCCGTGAAATGGTTCAACGTAAAACCGTTATGGGCGGCGGAGGATTGCCAGGTAAATTATCCGATTGTTCAGAACAAGATCCTGCAAAATGTGAAATTTTCCTAGTAGAGGGAGATTCGGCGGGTGGAACAGCTAAACAAGGACGTGACCGTTTTTTCCAAGCGATTTTACCTTTACGTGGAAAAATCTTAAACGTGGAAAAAGCGATGCAACACAAAGTATTTGAGAATGAAGAAATTCGAAATATATTTACAGCTTTAGGCGTTACTGTAGGAACTGAAGAAGATAGTAAAGCGTTAAATCTTTCCAAACTAAGATACCACAAAGTAGTAATAATGTGTGATGCCGATGTCGACGGGTCGCATATTTCTACGCTTATTTTAACGTTCTTCTTTAGATACATGAAAGAATTGATTGAAGGCGGGCATGTTTATATTGCAGCACCACCATTATATCAAGTGAAAAAAGGAAATAAAAAAGCTTATGCTTGGAATGATGATCAGCGAGATAGATTGTCTATGGATATGGGAGGAGGAACAAACGTTCAACGTTATAAAGGTCTTGGAGAAATGAACGCGGAACAATTGTGGGAAACAACCATGAATCCTGATTTTAGAACGTTAAGACAAGTAACAATTGATAGCTTATCTGAAGCAGATAGAGTGTTCTCCATGTTAATGGGTGACGAAGTTCCACCTCGTAGAGAATTTATTGAGAAAAATGCTGCGTATGCAAAAATCGATGCTTAA
- a CDS encoding carboxypeptidase-like regulatory domain-containing protein has product MRFLTLVFSFFFTILSIAQNIEGKVSNQYGKPLNGVSVYLDGTSIGTSTNEEGYFKITATTKFNTSLIVRFMGYEDVLISNPYQAKFFDITMAVKENEIEAVTIVDDGFSRKSKLEIFRKQFLGTTKAGKQCKILNEDALVLEYDKKQNMFIAKSYEPIQIENAYLGYKIEFDIYDFYIKFGRKSISEHDVVQSMFLGTSKYYDTSTKEIQRKNRNKVYFGSQMHLFKTIITQNWDAKSFVLYQGSFPVIGKDYFEITQENDFYKVKVTGNYMKTNELTTNRFFAAYNLLYNKTNQSKIVFNTDEFFVDTFGNNTHRDQIIFGGDLGTQKIGNMLPLNFEPTDAE; this is encoded by the coding sequence ATGCGATTTCTTACTTTAGTATTTTCCTTTTTTTTTACAATTCTTTCAATAGCTCAAAATATTGAAGGAAAAGTGAGTAACCAATATGGAAAACCCCTAAATGGTGTTTCCGTTTATCTTGATGGGACTTCTATTGGAACAAGTACAAATGAGGAAGGATATTTTAAAATTACTGCCACAACAAAATTTAATACCTCTTTAATTGTCAGATTTATGGGATATGAAGATGTTTTAATTTCAAATCCTTATCAAGCTAAATTTTTTGATATTACGATGGCTGTTAAAGAAAATGAAATTGAAGCAGTAACAATTGTAGATGATGGTTTTTCAAGAAAAAGTAAATTAGAAATTTTTAGAAAACAGTTTTTAGGGACTACCAAAGCAGGTAAGCAATGTAAAATTCTGAATGAAGATGCATTGGTGCTAGAATATGATAAAAAACAAAATATGTTTATTGCAAAGAGTTATGAGCCTATACAAATTGAAAATGCGTATTTAGGCTACAAAATAGAATTTGATATCTATGATTTTTATATAAAATTTGGTAGAAAAAGTATTTCTGAACACGATGTAGTGCAAAGTATGTTTTTAGGGACTTCTAAATATTATGACACTTCGACAAAAGAAATACAAAGAAAAAATAGAAACAAAGTTTATTTTGGTTCTCAAATGCATTTATTTAAAACGATAATTACACAGAATTGGGATGCCAAATCTTTTGTATTATATCAAGGTAGTTTTCCTGTTATTGGAAAAGATTATTTTGAAATTACTCAAGAAAATGATTTTTATAAAGTGAAGGTGACTGGAAATTATATGAAAACAAACGAATTAACTACAAATCGTTTTTTTGCTGCCTACAATTTACTTTATAATAAAACAAATCAATCTAAAATTGTATTTAATACAGATGAATTTTTTGTAGATACATTTGGGAATAATACGCATAGAGATCAAATTATTTTTGGAGGAGATTTAGGCACTCAAAAAATTGGAAATATGTTGCCACTTAACTTTGAACCCACCGATGCAGAATAA
- a CDS encoding TonB-dependent receptor — MKKIILNILLLTVFQQGFSQKKDENIGDEVVNIVKPYTPTISDAFKVKETPSLDKEIAEPKLPILYQIFSFPVASTFVPSKGKAAAVDQTQFEKGFTNYALLGGGNYGTLNAEVFVTQQLNRTNYVGGLVRHLSSQGNIKNTPLDSNFGTTSFDGTYGNRTRNGQWNIDLGVKNQIINWYGLPLQTAIFTDEMIAAIQPKQSYTSLTLGVRMEAKDGLLSSGQFQFKRFSDKFGSGENRFYVKPQIDVALFDQKIKADFIIDYVGGSFEKNALTPQAIKYNTLIFGTKPSFMYKQEDLSIQIGAGVFYVSQTNDLQKEGKLFVYPNIKASYRLVGDLMIAYAGAEGNLHQNSYADFVSLNPFVSPTLFIAPTDQSYDLYVGMKGKLANSVSFNVRGAIINEKNKPLFTSNTFNFYSNPSPYAYSNSFQVSYDDIKTLSLFGELKADFSKTTSFAIQGTFFNYTTSKAAYAWNLPTLKLGTSFETEFTDKWYAGLQLFFVGERKDMISTQSLLTIFPPQFSQEVQTLDSYFDLNAHVGYKYNKRLTAFLKGNNLANQAYQSWANFPVQGIQVVLGASYKFDF; from the coding sequence ATGAAAAAAATAATTTTAAATATATTGCTATTAACTGTCTTTCAACAAGGATTTTCTCAAAAGAAAGATGAAAATATTGGTGACGAGGTAGTAAATATTGTGAAGCCTTATACACCTACCATTTCTGATGCATTCAAGGTAAAGGAAACTCCTTCTTTGGATAAAGAAATAGCAGAGCCAAAGTTGCCAATTTTGTATCAGATTTTCTCTTTCCCAGTTGCTTCTACTTTTGTACCTTCAAAAGGAAAGGCAGCAGCCGTAGATCAAACACAATTCGAAAAGGGATTCACTAATTATGCGTTGTTAGGCGGGGGAAATTACGGCACGCTTAATGCAGAGGTTTTTGTTACACAGCAATTAAATCGTACAAATTATGTAGGCGGTTTAGTTAGACATTTATCTTCTCAGGGTAATATAAAAAACACACCGCTAGATTCTAATTTTGGCACAACGTCTTTCGATGGAACTTATGGAAATAGAACACGTAACGGGCAATGGAATATAGACTTAGGTGTTAAAAATCAAATTATAAATTGGTACGGATTGCCGTTGCAAACAGCAATTTTTACAGACGAAATGATAGCAGCAATTCAGCCAAAACAGAGTTATACTAGTTTGACTTTAGGGGTTAGAATGGAGGCTAAAGATGGTTTATTGTCGTCAGGACAATTTCAATTTAAACGTTTTTCAGATAAATTTGGCTCAGGAGAAAATAGATTTTATGTAAAACCTCAAATTGATGTAGCTCTTTTTGATCAAAAAATAAAAGCGGATTTTATCATAGATTATGTTGGAGGTAGTTTCGAAAAAAATGCATTGACTCCTCAAGCTATAAAGTACAATACATTGATTTTTGGGACAAAGCCTAGTTTTATGTACAAACAAGAAGATTTGTCAATTCAAATTGGTGCAGGTGTTTTTTATGTTAGCCAAACTAATGATTTGCAGAAAGAAGGAAAACTTTTTGTATATCCAAATATAAAAGCGTCGTATCGTTTAGTAGGTGATTTAATGATTGCTTATGCAGGAGCAGAGGGAAATTTACATCAAAATTCATATGCTGATTTCGTGTCATTAAATCCATTTGTGTCACCAACCTTGTTTATCGCTCCAACAGATCAATCTTATGATTTATATGTGGGAATGAAAGGAAAACTTGCTAATTCGGTTTCATTTAATGTTCGTGGGGCCATAATTAATGAAAAAAATAAACCACTTTTTACGTCTAATACGTTTAATTTTTATAGTAATCCAAGCCCATATGCTTATTCAAATTCGTTTCAAGTTAGTTATGATGATATCAAAACTTTATCGCTATTCGGAGAGTTAAAGGCCGATTTTTCTAAAACAACTTCATTTGCCATTCAAGGCACGTTTTTTAATTATACTACTTCAAAAGCTGCTTATGCTTGGAATTTACCTACTTTAAAACTAGGTACTTCATTTGAGACAGAATTTACCGATAAATGGTATGCTGGCTTGCAGTTATTTTTTGTAGGAGAACGTAAAGATATGATTTCAACACAATCGTTACTTACCATTTTTCCACCGCAATTTTCTCAAGAAGTACAAACATTGGATAGTTATTTTGATCTAAATGCACACGTAGGCTATAAATACAACAAGCGATTAACTGCCTTTTTAAAAGGAAATAATTTAGCCAATCAAGCGTATCAAAGTTGGGCAAACTTTCCGGTACAAGGTATTCAAGTAGTTTTAGGAGCTAGTTATAAGTTTGACTTTTAA
- a CDS encoding tetratricopeptide repeat protein — MMSFFRLNTLLLVLVTTWTSAQQTAVYSNENQDFNKAVLLYKEKQFQAAQILFDQVKTHATNQELVTDCDFYIANCAIRTNQVGADALMERFIENHPTSTKQNEAYLGVAHYYFAEGNYSQSLKWYEKSSEEYLTKSELDKINFQKGYANFAIKNSKEAKKYLSKVSNSPEYGSQAKYYLGYIAYDENNYEQANDFFGQVTDQEKYKEKMGYFQADMNFKLGNFQKAIDLAEPQLKKSNAIEKSELSKIIGESYFNLKKYDKALPYLLAYKGKNGKWSNTDFYQLGYTYYQQKDYENAISQFNKIIEGNDFIAQNAYYHLAESYLKTDKKQQALNAFKTTSEMTFDAKIQEDAHLNYVKLSYEIGNPYLATPEVIKAFLEKYPTNAAVAELKELLINSYITSKNYTEALVLLEKNRSPENKGAYQKVTFYRGLEVFIDGNYQEAYNLFKKSLSENKDTKITARATFWKAECEYSLDQFSEALLTYKQFLSQSEALATPEYKNANYNLAYAYFKIKEYENAIPYFLAFINQNKEDKSRLTDAYLRMADCNFISSKYWPAMDAYNKAIELKCVDADYAAFQKGMSYGFVNKNDRKIEDLSKFVQTYKSSQYLDDALYELGATYEAEEQNDKAIATFDALVANHKNSSYLPKALLKQGLIYYNTDKDEAAIVKLKKLVADFPNSPESIEAVATARSIYVSNGKVDEYAIWVKTLTFVNVSDAELDDDMYEAAEKKYVANNPKQAIAGFTSYLSQFPNGKHALKVHFYLAQLYFADKLESNAIPHYEYVANQSRNLYTEQALVRLSEIYLKAKNTEAAILVLTNLEIQAEYPQNKTFAQANLMKCYYAKQDYVNSEIYADKVLKNPKTEDIIKSDAQIIIARSAIKTNNEAGAKEAYAKLQKIAKGELAAEALYYEAYFKNKEAKYDASNKTIEKYAAMYSGYKYFAAKALLVMAKNYYALQDSFQATEILKSVIDNYTEFQDVVTEAQTELDKIKEEEAKRNSSITE, encoded by the coding sequence ATGATGTCTTTTTTTAGATTAAATACATTACTTTTAGTTCTAGTTACTACTTGGACTAGTGCACAGCAAACAGCTGTATATTCAAATGAAAATCAGGATTTTAATAAAGCAGTTTTGTTATATAAAGAAAAACAATTTCAAGCAGCTCAAATTCTTTTTGATCAAGTAAAAACGCATGCAACCAATCAAGAATTAGTCACTGATTGTGATTTTTACATTGCAAATTGCGCCATTAGAACCAATCAAGTGGGAGCGGATGCGTTGATGGAGCGTTTCATTGAAAATCATCCTACAAGTACAAAACAAAATGAAGCTTATCTAGGTGTAGCCCATTATTATTTTGCCGAAGGAAATTATTCTCAATCGTTGAAATGGTATGAGAAAAGTAGCGAAGAATATCTGACAAAGAGTGAGTTAGATAAAATTAACTTCCAAAAAGGATATGCTAATTTTGCAATTAAAAATTCGAAGGAAGCGAAAAAATATTTAAGTAAAGTTTCTAATTCTCCAGAATATGGTAGTCAAGCGAAGTATTATTTAGGCTATATAGCTTATGATGAAAACAATTATGAGCAAGCTAATGATTTTTTTGGACAAGTTACAGACCAAGAAAAATACAAAGAAAAAATGGGCTACTTTCAAGCCGATATGAATTTTAAATTGGGTAATTTTCAAAAAGCTATTGATTTAGCGGAACCTCAATTAAAAAAATCAAATGCAATTGAAAAAAGCGAATTGTCAAAAATAATTGGCGAAAGTTATTTTAACCTTAAAAAATATGATAAAGCATTGCCCTATTTACTTGCTTACAAAGGTAAAAATGGCAAATGGTCAAACACAGATTTTTATCAATTGGGCTACACGTATTACCAACAAAAAGACTATGAAAATGCAATTAGTCAATTTAATAAAATAATTGAAGGCAATGATTTTATTGCCCAAAATGCGTATTACCATTTGGCTGAAAGTTATTTAAAAACAGATAAAAAACAACAAGCTTTAAATGCTTTTAAAACCACATCTGAAATGACTTTTGATGCAAAAATTCAGGAAGATGCACACTTAAATTATGTGAAGTTGAGTTATGAAATTGGTAATCCTTACTTAGCTACACCTGAAGTGATTAAGGCATTTCTAGAAAAGTACCCTACAAATGCAGCAGTAGCCGAACTAAAAGAATTACTCATTAATTCTTATATAACGTCTAAAAATTACACCGAAGCTTTAGTATTGTTAGAAAAAAATAGAAGTCCCGAGAACAAGGGAGCGTATCAAAAAGTTACATTTTATAGAGGTTTAGAGGTATTTATAGATGGAAATTATCAAGAAGCATACAATTTATTTAAAAAGTCGCTTTCTGAAAATAAAGACACAAAAATTACTGCTAGAGCTACTTTTTGGAAAGCGGAGTGTGAATACAGTTTAGATCAATTTTCTGAAGCACTATTAACGTACAAACAATTTTTATCACAATCCGAAGCTTTAGCTACACCAGAATATAAAAACGCAAACTACAATTTGGCTTATGCCTATTTCAAAATTAAAGAATATGAAAATGCAATTCCCTATTTTTTAGCTTTTATTAATCAAAATAAAGAAGATAAAAGTAGATTGACAGACGCTTATTTAAGAATGGCAGATTGTAATTTTATTTCCTCAAAATATTGGCCAGCAATGGACGCTTACAATAAAGCTATTGAATTGAAATGTGTAGATGCCGATTATGCTGCGTTTCAAAAAGGAATGAGCTATGGATTTGTAAATAAAAATGATAGAAAAATTGAAGACTTAAGCAAGTTTGTTCAAACCTATAAGTCATCCCAATATTTAGACGATGCGCTGTATGAATTGGGCGCAACTTACGAAGCGGAAGAGCAAAATGATAAAGCCATAGCCACGTTTGACGCATTAGTTGCTAATCATAAAAACAGTTCATACTTGCCAAAAGCTTTATTGAAACAAGGTTTAATTTATTACAATACCGACAAAGATGAGGCCGCTATTGTAAAATTAAAAAAATTAGTAGCCGATTTCCCAAATTCACCTGAATCTATTGAAGCAGTAGCAACGGCAAGAAGTATTTATGTGAGTAATGGTAAAGTGGATGAATATGCTATTTGGGTTAAAACATTAACTTTTGTAAATGTTTCTGATGCCGAATTAGATGATGACATGTATGAAGCGGCAGAAAAAAAATATGTGGCTAATAATCCCAAACAGGCTATAGCTGGATTTACAAGTTATTTAAGTCAATTTCCAAATGGTAAACATGCTTTAAAAGTTCATTTTTATTTGGCACAGTTGTATTTTGCAGATAAATTAGAGTCAAATGCCATACCGCATTATGAATATGTGGCGAACCAATCTAGAAATTTATATACAGAACAAGCTTTAGTTCGTTTGTCTGAAATTTATTTAAAAGCAAAAAATACAGAAGCAGCGATTTTGGTTTTAACTAATCTTGAAATCCAAGCGGAATATCCTCAAAACAAGACTTTTGCACAAGCAAATTTGATGAAATGTTATTATGCGAAACAAGATTATGTAAATTCAGAAATTTATGCTGATAAAGTATTGAAAAACCCAAAAACAGAAGATATTATTAAAAGTGATGCGCAAATAATTATTGCCCGTTCTGCTATAAAAACAAATAATGAAGCAGGAGCAAAAGAAGCCTATGCTAAACTTCAAAAAATAGCTAAAGGCGAATTAGCGGCGGAAGCTTTGTATTATGAAGCTTATTTTAAAAACAAAGAAGCAAAATACGATGCATCTAATAAAACCATAGAGAAATACGCGGCCATGTATTCAGGGTATAAATATTTTGCTGCAAAAGCATTACTTGTAATGGCTAAAAATTATTATGCCTTACAAGATAGTTTTCAAGCTACGGAGATACTAAAAAGCGTAATTGATAATTATACTGAGTTTCAAGATGTAGTTACAGAAGCTCAAACAGAATTAGATAAAATTAAAGAAGAAGAAGCAAAAAGAAATTCGTCAATAACAGAATAA
- a CDS encoding cell division ATP-binding protein FtsE, with translation MSQTILSLKDVSIYQDSNLVLADINLDVHKGDFIYFIGKTGSGKSSFLKILYADIPLREGTGTIVDYDLNTLQEKDIPFLRRKIGVVFQDFKLLPDRTVKDNLLFVLKATGWTDKEAINGKIEEVLEKVGMANYASKMPHQLSGGEQQRVGIARALLNDPELILADEPTGNLDPQTSIEVMEVLKSINQNGKTIIMATHDYALLLKYPYKTLKFEDGKVYEVVQKTV, from the coding sequence ATGAGTCAAACGATTTTATCTTTAAAAGACGTTTCAATATATCAAGATTCAAATCTTGTATTAGCCGACATCAATTTAGATGTTCATAAGGGCGATTTTATTTATTTCATTGGAAAAACAGGTTCAGGAAAAAGTAGTTTCTTGAAAATTTTATATGCAGACATTCCTTTACGAGAAGGAACGGGAACTATTGTAGATTATGATTTAAACACGTTACAAGAAAAAGACATTCCGTTTCTAAGAAGAAAAATTGGTGTCGTTTTTCAAGATTTTAAATTATTACCAGACAGAACGGTTAAAGATAATTTATTGTTTGTTTTAAAAGCCACAGGTTGGACAGACAAAGAAGCAATAAACGGAAAAATAGAAGAAGTGTTAGAAAAAGTAGGTATGGCGAATTATGCGTCAAAAATGCCTCACCAATTATCGGGTGGCGAACAACAACGCGTTGGTATTGCACGCGCCTTACTTAATGATCCAGAACTTATTTTAGCAGACGAGCCAACAGGAAACTTAGATCCTCAAACGAGTATTGAAGTTATGGAAGTATTAAAAAGTATCAATCAAAATGGAAAAACCATCATTATGGCCACACACGATTATGCTTTATTATTAAAATACCCTTACAAAACACTTAAATTTGAAGACGGTAAAGTCTATGAAGTTGTTCAAAAAACGGTGTAA
- a CDS encoding DUF4199 domain-containing protein, producing MNEIIKKNGIKFGILLGLAGILSQLVIYLSGGTELIATVTGIVFWVIYLVIRIFQLIYTKKELNNTITFKEAFTTLFICILNGILISQLFTYLLMNHIDIEYGKNLNEFMITKQVEASKLLGAKSSDLKEIASMDNFSISNLLKGTAMSLIISSIMNLILAAIFKSKTNSPFNE from the coding sequence ATGAACGAAATCATCAAAAAAAACGGAATTAAATTTGGAATTTTATTAGGATTAGCTGGAATTTTATCTCAACTAGTTATTTATTTAAGTGGAGGCACTGAATTAATTGCAACCGTAACTGGTATTGTGTTTTGGGTTATTTATTTAGTTATTAGAATTTTTCAACTTATTTATACCAAAAAGGAACTTAATAATACTATAACTTTCAAAGAAGCATTTACAACACTATTTATTTGTATTTTAAATGGTATTCTTATTTCTCAACTTTTCACATATCTTCTAATGAATCATATTGATATTGAATATGGAAAAAATTTAAATGAATTTATGATTACAAAACAAGTTGAAGCTTCAAAATTGTTAGGAGCAAAAAGTAGTGATCTCAAAGAGATTGCATCAATGGATAATTTTTCAATTTCAAATTTATTAAAAGGCACAGCAATGTCATTGATTATATCATCTATAATGAATTTAATCCTAGCCGCTATTTTCAAATCAAAAACTAATTCGCCATTTAACGAATAA